Proteins found in one Actinokineospora alba genomic segment:
- a CDS encoding penicillin-binding protein, whose translation MRLGDSLLKLLGLCLLAGVLVAGMLFPVMGALGVVSNRASDTIDSVSADLVATDPPLITTITDSAGAPIASLFDQYRIPVTPDQISPTMKAALVSIEDRRFYQHNGVDWKGTIRAAVSNQTGGDVQGASTLTQQYVKNYLINVVNRGNKTEQSKAQEQTIARKLREARIAIQLEQKMSKEDILTGYLNVVEFAYEVYGIGAASSAYFGTTPDKLSVAQAALLAGAVNNPVLYNPWRKPTETLARRNVVIDKMVENEKLSPDAAEAAKKEALGILPAPKKPAANCVGAGPEYGFYCQYVYEYLQKLGFTQDQIQTGGYTIKTSFDARATQLAKAAAEAQVPKTQPGIANTMAMVRPGKERHQVIALVANRDYGLDQAKGQTTYGLPSRIANKFGAGSIYKIFTAAAYLEKGGGIMNLIDVPFKHVSGVFRGGGKSCPATGQPNTRWYCVENAGPNYPSKMTLQDALATSPNTGFVILEERVGMGPVVDMASRLGLRDTMQASLAGVDPDPNGKRAEVKLSQSDFFKPKPNSPGEGSFTLGPGPLSTLELANVGATIMSGGVWCPPTPLVEVLDRDGKKIEINEQPCEQAVAEPLANTLAHGLGKDHEGSGTARTAAGQVGWNRPMIGKTGTTQDHKSAGFVGATPQLAAAVLTFNDSPRPQGICDGDPPRLCGGGGNIYGGRVPARTWFNTMSKVLEGQPALGLPPADQRYLDGGPEIKVPDVIGKTQEEATGILQNAGYQVTAKTRNDAAKKGTVVGQSPRGAALAGEMITIFVSSGYVPPPKTSDAPPPPSETPPGSGPGLPPPPGGPGTGPPGNGGGNGPPITIGPVDP comes from the coding sequence GTGCGTTTGGGAGACAGCCTGCTGAAACTTCTCGGTCTCTGCCTGCTCGCCGGTGTGCTCGTGGCCGGGATGCTGTTCCCTGTCATGGGGGCACTCGGGGTGGTGTCGAACCGAGCCAGTGACACGATCGACAGTGTGTCGGCCGACCTTGTCGCGACCGACCCACCGCTGATCACCACGATCACCGACAGCGCGGGGGCGCCGATCGCGTCCCTGTTCGACCAGTACCGGATCCCGGTCACCCCGGATCAGATCTCGCCGACCATGAAGGCGGCGCTGGTCTCGATCGAGGACCGCCGGTTCTACCAACACAACGGTGTCGACTGGAAGGGCACCATCCGCGCCGCCGTGTCGAACCAAACCGGCGGCGACGTGCAGGGCGCGTCCACGCTGACCCAGCAGTACGTGAAGAACTACCTGATCAACGTGGTCAACCGGGGCAACAAGACCGAGCAGTCCAAGGCCCAGGAGCAGACCATCGCGCGCAAGCTGCGCGAGGCGCGGATCGCGATCCAGCTCGAGCAGAAGATGAGCAAGGAAGACATCCTCACCGGCTACCTCAACGTGGTCGAGTTCGCCTACGAGGTCTACGGCATCGGCGCCGCGTCGAGCGCCTACTTCGGCACCACGCCGGACAAGCTCTCGGTCGCCCAGGCCGCCCTGCTCGCCGGCGCGGTGAACAACCCGGTCCTCTACAACCCGTGGCGCAAGCCGACGGAGACGCTCGCCCGGCGCAACGTCGTGATCGACAAGATGGTCGAGAACGAGAAGCTCTCCCCCGACGCCGCCGAGGCCGCGAAGAAGGAAGCCCTGGGGATCCTCCCCGCCCCGAAGAAGCCCGCCGCGAACTGCGTCGGCGCCGGACCGGAGTACGGCTTCTACTGCCAGTACGTCTACGAGTACCTGCAGAAGCTCGGCTTCACCCAGGACCAGATCCAGACCGGCGGCTACACGATCAAGACCAGCTTCGACGCCCGCGCCACCCAGCTGGCGAAGGCGGCGGCGGAGGCCCAGGTCCCGAAGACGCAGCCGGGTATCGCGAACACGATGGCGATGGTGCGGCCCGGCAAGGAACGCCATCAGGTCATCGCCCTGGTCGCCAACCGTGACTACGGCCTGGACCAGGCGAAAGGCCAGACGACCTACGGTCTGCCGAGCCGGATCGCCAACAAGTTCGGCGCCGGGTCCATCTACAAGATCTTCACCGCCGCGGCCTACCTGGAGAAGGGCGGCGGCATCATGAACCTGATCGATGTGCCGTTCAAGCACGTCTCCGGCGTCTTCCGCGGTGGCGGCAAGAGCTGTCCGGCGACCGGGCAGCCGAACACCCGCTGGTACTGCGTGGAGAACGCGGGCCCGAACTACCCGTCCAAGATGACCTTGCAGGACGCCCTGGCCACGTCGCCGAACACCGGGTTCGTCATCCTCGAGGAGCGCGTCGGGATGGGCCCGGTCGTCGACATGGCGAGCAGGCTCGGCCTGCGCGACACCATGCAGGCCAGCCTGGCCGGCGTCGACCCGGACCCGAACGGCAAGCGGGCCGAGGTCAAGCTGAGCCAGTCCGACTTCTTCAAGCCGAAGCCCAACAGCCCCGGTGAGGGTTCGTTCACCCTGGGCCCGGGCCCGCTGAGCACCCTGGAGCTGGCCAACGTCGGCGCCACCATCATGAGCGGCGGCGTCTGGTGTCCGCCGACGCCGCTGGTCGAGGTGCTCGACCGGGACGGCAAGAAGATCGAGATCAACGAGCAGCCGTGTGAGCAGGCCGTGGCGGAGCCGCTGGCCAACACGCTCGCGCACGGGCTCGGCAAGGACCACGAGGGCAGCGGCACCGCCCGCACCGCCGCGGGTCAGGTCGGCTGGAACCGGCCGATGATCGGCAAGACCGGCACCACCCAGGACCACAAGTCGGCGGGCTTCGTCGGCGCCACCCCGCAGCTCGCGGCGGCTGTGCTGACCTTCAACGACAGCCCCCGCCCACAGGGCATCTGCGACGGCGACCCCCCGCGGCTGTGCGGCGGCGGCGGCAACATCTACGGCGGCCGGGTTCCCGCCCGCACCTGGTTCAACACGATGTCGAAGGTCCTGGAGGGGCAACCCGCTCTCGGTCTGCCCCCAGCGGACCAGCGGTACCTCGATGGCGGCCCGGAGATCAAGGTCCCCGACGTCATCGGCAAGACCCAGGAAGAGGCGACGGGCATCCTGCAGAACGCGGGCTACCAGGTGACCGCGAAGACCCGCAACGACGCCGCCAAGAAGGGCACCGTCGTCGGCCAGTCACCCCGCGGGGCCGCCCTTGCGGGCGAGATGATCACCATCTTCGTGAGCTCGGGCTACGTCCCACCACCCAAGACCTCGGACGCCCCGCCCCCGCCGTCGGAGACCCCACCGGGCAGCGGCCCAGGCCTACCGCCACCACCAGGCGGCCCCGGAACCGGGCCACCAGGCAATGGCGGGGGCAACGGGCCACCGATCACCATCGGACCGGTTGATCCATGA
- a CDS encoding WhiB family transcriptional regulator — MHLETKVDWRVRATCRDEDPDGLFVRGAEQRKAKLVCIACPVRTECLAEALDNRIEFGVWGGMTERERRALLRRRPDVLSWRDLLDNARRSHSFDDEEEDVRVG; from the coding sequence ATGCATCTCGAAACCAAGGTCGACTGGCGAGTTCGCGCGACGTGCCGTGACGAGGATCCGGACGGTCTGTTCGTCCGCGGCGCCGAGCAGCGCAAGGCCAAACTGGTGTGTATCGCGTGTCCGGTGCGGACCGAGTGCCTCGCGGAGGCGCTGGACAACCGCATCGAATTCGGCGTGTGGGGCGGCATGACCGAGCGGGAACGCCGGGCGCTGCTACGCCGTCGGCCGGACGTGCTGTCCTGGCGCGACCTGCTGGACAACGCGCGGCGGAGTCACTCCTTCGACGACGAGGAAGAAGACGTCCGCGTCGGCTGA
- a CDS encoding ArsA family ATPase, producing MSGLDVDALIDDPATHVIVCCGSGGVGKTTTAAAIAVRAAERGRKAVVLTIDPARRLAQALGLKELGNTPKSVSVDGFEPAGELSAMMLDMRRTFDDMVLAHAGEKRAQEVLKNPFYKTISTSFSGTQEYMAMEKLGQLAGEAQWDLIIVDTPPSRSALDFLDAPQRLSTALDGRMIKLLTGPARAGGWGLRKVVSAGFGLFAKAVSTIVGGQLLADASAFVQAFDGMFGGFRERAQKTYELLRSEGTAFVVVAAPEPDALREASYFVERLAAESMPLAGLVVNRTHPVLTALSAPKAIAAADSLESAGEAPLAAAVLRLHADRVALAQRERRLISRFTKAHPAVALVHVPAMPADVHDLDGLRRIGTSLAGDQPTRTSSSSSSKE from the coding sequence ATGAGCGGCCTCGACGTCGACGCGCTGATCGACGACCCCGCGACCCACGTCATCGTCTGCTGCGGCTCCGGAGGCGTCGGCAAGACGACGACCGCCGCCGCGATCGCCGTGCGCGCGGCCGAGCGCGGCCGCAAGGCCGTGGTGCTGACGATCGACCCCGCGCGAAGGCTGGCCCAGGCGCTGGGCCTCAAGGAACTGGGCAACACCCCGAAGTCGGTGTCCGTCGACGGCTTCGAGCCCGCGGGCGAACTGAGCGCCATGATGCTCGACATGCGCCGGACGTTCGACGACATGGTGCTGGCGCACGCGGGCGAGAAGCGGGCGCAGGAAGTCCTCAAGAACCCGTTCTACAAGACGATCTCCACGTCGTTCTCCGGCACGCAGGAGTACATGGCGATGGAGAAGCTCGGCCAGCTCGCCGGCGAGGCGCAGTGGGACCTGATCATCGTCGACACCCCGCCGTCGCGGTCCGCGCTGGACTTCCTCGACGCGCCGCAGCGGCTGTCGACCGCGCTCGACGGGCGCATGATCAAGCTGCTGACCGGGCCCGCCCGGGCGGGCGGCTGGGGTCTGCGCAAGGTCGTCAGCGCCGGGTTCGGCCTGTTCGCGAAGGCTGTGTCCACGATCGTGGGCGGTCAGCTGCTGGCCGACGCGTCCGCGTTCGTGCAGGCGTTCGACGGCATGTTCGGCGGCTTCCGCGAGCGCGCGCAGAAGACCTACGAGCTGCTGCGGTCGGAGGGCACGGCGTTCGTCGTGGTCGCCGCGCCCGAACCGGACGCGCTGCGCGAGGCCAGCTACTTCGTCGAGCGGCTGGCCGCCGAGTCGATGCCGCTGGCCGGGCTGGTCGTCAACCGGACCCACCCGGTGCTCACCGCGCTGTCCGCGCCGAAGGCGATCGCCGCGGCCGACAGCCTGGAGTCGGCCGGTGAGGCCCCTCTGGCCGCGGCCGTGCTGCGGCTGCACGCCGACCGGGTGGCGCTGGCGCAGCGGGAGCGTCGACTGATCTCCCGCTTCACCAAGGCACACCCGGCGGTCGCGCTGGTCCACGTGCCCGCGATGCCCGCCGACGTGCACGACCTGGATGGCCTGCGCCGGATCGGGACGAGCCTGGCCGGAGATCAGCCGACGCGGACGTCTTCTTCCTCGTCGTCGAAGGAGTGA
- a CDS encoding ArsA-related P-loop ATPase, with amino-acid sequence MTTPVVGWTEEVARARLHVVTGKGGTGKTTLAAALALAIASAGKRVLLVEVEGRQGIAQLFDTQPLPYSEERVALTAAGGEVKALHIDVEAALLEYLGMFYNLGFAGRTLSRMGAIEFATTLAPGLRDVLLTGKIKECVTRTDDHGRHVYDAVVLDAPPTGRIVKFLDVTKAMADLAKVGPIKGQSDGVIRLLHSGDTAIHLVTLLEEMPVRETVEAVEELDDADLRPGAIMVNRVRPPRLPARSVTAAADGRVDATRVRNGLMSAGLKLSAEDIDGLVEETVEHAIRVQAEQSARAQLAEVDLLAVELPELVDGVDTAALYELAEALVDQGVR; translated from the coding sequence GTGACTACACCCGTCGTCGGCTGGACAGAGGAAGTCGCCCGCGCCCGACTGCACGTGGTCACGGGCAAGGGCGGCACCGGCAAGACCACCCTCGCCGCGGCGCTCGCGCTGGCCATCGCGTCGGCGGGCAAGCGGGTGCTGCTGGTCGAGGTCGAGGGCAGGCAGGGCATCGCCCAGCTCTTCGACACCCAGCCACTGCCGTACTCCGAGGAGCGGGTCGCCCTGACCGCGGCGGGCGGGGAAGTCAAGGCGCTGCACATCGACGTCGAGGCGGCGCTGCTCGAATACCTGGGGATGTTCTACAACCTGGGTTTCGCGGGCCGCACGCTCAGCCGTATGGGCGCGATCGAGTTCGCCACCACCCTGGCGCCGGGCCTGCGCGACGTGCTGCTCACCGGCAAGATCAAGGAGTGCGTGACACGCACCGACGACCACGGCAGGCACGTCTATGACGCGGTCGTGCTCGACGCGCCGCCGACCGGCCGGATCGTGAAGTTCCTCGACGTCACCAAGGCCATGGCCGACTTGGCGAAGGTCGGCCCGATCAAGGGGCAGAGCGACGGCGTGATCCGGCTGCTGCACTCCGGCGACACCGCCATCCACCTGGTCACCCTGCTGGAGGAGATGCCGGTGCGGGAGACCGTCGAGGCCGTCGAGGAACTCGACGACGCCGACCTGCGCCCCGGCGCGATCATGGTCAACCGGGTCCGGCCGCCGCGGCTGCCCGCCCGCTCGGTCACCGCCGCCGCCGACGGCCGGGTCGACGCGACCAGGGTGCGCAACGGGCTCATGTCGGCGGGGCTGAAGCTCTCCGCCGAGGACATCGACGGGTTGGTCGAGGAAACCGTGGAACACGCCATCAGGGTCCAGGCCGAACAGAGCGCGCGCGCTCAACTCGCGGAGGTCGACCTGCTCGCCGTCGAGCTGCCAGAACTCGTCGACGGTGTCGACACGGCCGCGCTGTACGAGCTGGCCGAGGCCCTCGTCGACCAAGGCGTCCGATGA
- a CDS encoding DUF4177 domain-containing protein: MTKWEYATVPLLIHATKQILDQWGEDGWELVSVVPGPTGEQMVAYLKRPKGA, from the coding sequence ATGACGAAGTGGGAGTACGCCACGGTGCCACTGTTGATCCACGCGACCAAGCAGATCCTCGACCAGTGGGGCGAGGACGGCTGGGAGCTGGTGAGCGTCGTCCCCGGGCCGACCGGTGAGCAGATGGTCGCCTACCTCAAGCGTCCCAAGGGGGCCTGA
- a CDS encoding RidA family protein → MSVRDRLAELGIELPKVPAPAGSYLPAVRTGSLVYTSGQVPIVDGEVVATGKVGADISPEFGAELARICALNALAAIDGFIGLDAVTRVVKVVGFVASAEGFTGQPGVINGASDVLAEIFGDAGRHARSAVGVAELPLGVPVEVELIVEVA, encoded by the coding sequence ATGAGCGTGCGCGACCGACTCGCCGAACTGGGGATCGAACTGCCCAAGGTGCCCGCGCCCGCGGGGTCCTACCTCCCGGCCGTGCGCACGGGCTCGCTGGTCTACACCTCGGGCCAGGTGCCGATCGTCGACGGTGAGGTCGTGGCCACCGGCAAGGTGGGCGCCGACATCAGCCCTGAGTTCGGCGCCGAACTCGCCCGGATCTGCGCGCTCAACGCGCTGGCCGCGATCGACGGCTTCATCGGGCTCGACGCGGTGACGAGGGTCGTCAAGGTCGTCGGGTTCGTCGCCTCCGCCGAGGGCTTCACCGGCCAGCCCGGTGTGATCAACGGCGCGTCCGACGTGCTGGCGGAGATCTTCGGTGACGCCGGGCGGCACGCGCGTTCGGCCGTCGGGGTCGCCGAGCTGCCGCTGGGCGTGCCGGTCGAGGTCGAGCTGATCGTCGAGGTCGCGTGA
- a CDS encoding Gfo/Idh/MocA family protein gives MGDSVLRVGLVGAGPWATAVHAPGIAAHPSTELAAVWARRPEAAADLGAPVVADFDELLSTVDAVAFAVPPAIQAEMAIKAANAGKHVILEKPIADSVETAERLVDAVEKAGVASMVVFIRRFAPETIQWLDDVQGQTWAGGNARWLSGALLGGRYSGSAWRHAGGALIDVGPHVFDLLDAALGPVVEVVAAHHGAADLWTVVLGHESGATSTSTLSMFMPVDPTVTDVSVYGDGGYRELGGRASSAQDAYAALLDDFTGMVRDRRAEHPLNVHRGLMIQRLLAAVTKKL, from the coding sequence ATGGGCGACAGCGTTTTGCGAGTCGGGTTGGTCGGGGCCGGGCCATGGGCGACGGCGGTGCACGCTCCGGGCATCGCCGCGCACCCAAGCACCGAGTTGGCGGCGGTGTGGGCGCGGCGACCGGAGGCGGCGGCCGACCTGGGCGCCCCGGTCGTCGCGGACTTCGACGAACTGCTGTCCACTGTGGACGCAGTGGCTTTCGCCGTCCCGCCCGCCATCCAGGCCGAGATGGCGATCAAGGCAGCGAACGCGGGCAAGCACGTCATCCTCGAGAAGCCGATCGCCGACTCCGTCGAGACCGCGGAACGCCTCGTCGACGCCGTCGAGAAGGCGGGCGTGGCGTCGATGGTCGTCTTCATCCGCCGGTTCGCCCCGGAGACCATCCAGTGGCTCGATGACGTCCAAGGGCAGACCTGGGCGGGCGGCAACGCGCGGTGGCTGTCCGGGGCGCTGCTGGGCGGCAGGTACTCGGGGTCGGCCTGGCGGCACGCCGGGGGCGCGCTCATCGACGTCGGCCCGCACGTCTTCGACCTGCTCGACGCCGCCCTCGGGCCCGTCGTCGAGGTCGTCGCCGCCCACCATGGCGCGGCCGACCTCTGGACCGTCGTCCTGGGCCACGAAAGCGGCGCGACCAGCACGTCGACCCTGTCGATGTTCATGCCGGTCGACCCCACGGTCACCGACGTGTCGGTTTACGGCGACGGCGGATACCGCGAGCTGGGCGGCCGCGCGAGCAGCGCCCAGGACGCCTACGCCGCGCTGCTCGACGACTTCACCGGCATGGTCCGCGACCGCCGCGCCGAGCATCCGCTGAACGTCCACAGGGGACTCATGATTCAGCGGCTGCTCGCCGCGGTGACCAAGAAGCTCTAG
- a CDS encoding peptidoglycan-binding protein, which translates to MAGEILLRTGSTESDWVTYLQQLLRNEGYWDGDDTGVFDEALEAAVRSYQTAMNMQVDGIVGRQTWGGLRDHVSLPPGEPDPEGTEPTGDGTTTGWEPGEVDHAVTYIAQQSQETCWAACLAMIVNYRDGSNFDDHTLCDHVGLPRDGATVSEVDTALAQLDMFLVAPACYTPEGWLQLLDNGPKGIIVPGAPWHRIVIAGAKTDGTAEGTWLHVLDPDDTESWQSYEDVETRFEAGSPRSNNIFGY; encoded by the coding sequence ATGGCTGGCGAAATCCTTCTGCGCACGGGGTCAACCGAGTCGGACTGGGTGACCTACCTTCAACAGCTCCTCCGCAACGAGGGCTACTGGGACGGCGACGACACCGGGGTGTTCGACGAGGCCCTCGAGGCCGCCGTCCGTAGTTACCAGACCGCGATGAACATGCAGGTCGACGGCATCGTCGGCCGACAGACCTGGGGCGGGCTGCGTGACCACGTGTCCCTCCCACCCGGCGAGCCGGACCCGGAAGGCACCGAGCCGACCGGTGACGGAACCACCACCGGCTGGGAGCCGGGCGAGGTCGACCACGCGGTCACCTACATCGCCCAACAGAGCCAGGAAACCTGCTGGGCCGCGTGCCTGGCGATGATCGTCAACTACCGCGACGGCTCGAACTTCGACGACCACACCCTGTGCGACCACGTCGGTCTGCCCAGGGACGGCGCGACGGTGTCCGAGGTCGACACGGCGCTCGCGCAGCTCGACATGTTCCTGGTGGCCCCCGCCTGCTACACCCCCGAGGGCTGGCTGCAGCTGCTCGACAACGGCCCCAAGGGCATCATCGTCCCCGGCGCGCCGTGGCACCGCATCGTCATCGCCGGCGCCAAGACCGACGGGACGGCGGAAGGCACGTGGCTGCACGTGCTCGACCCGGACGACACCGAGAGCTGGCAGAGCTACGAGGACGTGGAAACCCGGTTCGAGGCGGGCTCCCCCAGGTCGAACAACATCTTCGGATATTGA
- a CDS encoding NUDIX hydrolase has product MPKELVLPEGFVPAEPPDPPVVPKDAATVILVRDGEPGLEAFLLRRVVGMAFAGGMTVFPGGGVDPRDADASVAWHGPDPAWWAERFGCSPSMARALVCAAVRETFEESGVLLAGPDAGSVVSDARPFHDARQHLVDRKYSFAQFLADNNLVLRADLLRPWANWVTPVEEPRRYDTRFFLAAMPVGQHADGDTTEAEDVAWQLPSEALRDWAEGRRGLLPPTWVTLADLDEHATVASAMAAERAVDKIIPKVVRDGTQVRVVLPGDPAYGVAE; this is encoded by the coding sequence CTGCCCAAGGAACTGGTGCTGCCGGAGGGGTTCGTCCCCGCCGAGCCGCCCGACCCGCCGGTCGTCCCGAAGGACGCCGCGACCGTGATCCTGGTCCGCGACGGCGAGCCCGGCCTGGAGGCCTTCCTGCTGCGTCGCGTGGTCGGGATGGCCTTCGCCGGCGGCATGACGGTGTTCCCCGGCGGCGGCGTCGACCCACGCGACGCGGACGCCTCCGTCGCCTGGCACGGGCCGGACCCGGCGTGGTGGGCCGAGCGATTCGGGTGCTCGCCGTCGATGGCGCGCGCCCTCGTCTGCGCCGCGGTGCGGGAGACGTTCGAGGAGTCCGGTGTCCTGCTGGCAGGCCCGGACGCGGGCAGCGTCGTCTCCGACGCGCGCCCCTTCCACGACGCCCGGCAGCACCTGGTCGACCGCAAGTACTCCTTCGCCCAGTTCCTCGCCGACAACAACCTCGTCCTGCGCGCCGACCTGCTGCGCCCCTGGGCGAACTGGGTCACCCCCGTCGAGGAGCCCCGCCGCTACGACACCCGCTTCTTCCTCGCCGCCATGCCGGTGGGCCAGCACGCCGACGGCGACACCACCGAGGCCGAGGACGTCGCCTGGCAGCTCCCGTCGGAGGCCCTGCGCGACTGGGCGGAAGGCCGCCGTGGCCTGCTCCCGCCCACCTGGGTGACCCTCGCCGACCTCGACGAACACGCGACGGTCGCCTCCGCGATGGCCGCCGAACGTGCCGTCGACAAGATCATCCCCAAGGTCGTCCGTGACGGCACCCAGGTCCGCGTGGTGCTACCAGGAGACCCGGCGTACGGGGTCGCCGAATGA
- a CDS encoding MBL fold metallo-hydrolase, which yields MSHPAYGVVRQVMPFASVLLEDNPSAMTLDGTNTWLLRAPGAEGCVVVDPGYEDEPHLTRVLEAAGRIEAILITHHHADHVQGASWLARHADAPVRAFDRELCLGEGPLVDGEELALAGLGLEVIHTPGHTADSICLAIDHNGQSAMLTGDTVLGRGTTVIAPPDGDLGQYLDSLRLLKNRRGVVLPGHGPDLPDLAAIAGEYLAHREVRLDQIRAALRTLGPAATPRQVVEIVYADVDQSLWPAAEWSVQAQLEYLRRTDSA from the coding sequence ATGAGCCACCCCGCCTACGGCGTCGTTCGACAGGTCATGCCCTTCGCCTCGGTACTGCTGGAAGACAACCCCAGCGCGATGACCCTCGACGGGACGAACACCTGGCTACTCCGCGCCCCCGGCGCAGAGGGTTGCGTGGTGGTCGACCCGGGTTACGAGGACGAGCCACACCTGACCCGCGTGTTGGAGGCAGCGGGCAGGATCGAGGCCATCCTCATCACCCACCACCACGCCGACCACGTCCAGGGCGCCTCGTGGCTGGCCCGCCACGCGGACGCACCCGTGCGGGCGTTCGACCGTGAATTGTGTCTTGGCGAAGGTCCTCTCGTCGACGGCGAAGAACTGGCGTTGGCGGGACTGGGCCTGGAAGTCATCCACACCCCTGGCCACACGGCCGACTCGATCTGCCTCGCCATTGACCACAATGGACAGTCGGCGATGCTGACCGGCGACACCGTGCTGGGGCGCGGCACGACCGTCATCGCACCACCGGACGGCGACCTCGGCCAGTACCTGGACTCCTTGCGGCTCCTCAAGAACCGGCGGGGTGTGGTGCTACCAGGGCACGGACCGGACCTGCCCGACCTGGCGGCCATCGCGGGCGAGTACCTGGCACATCGGGAAGTGCGCCTGGACCAGATCCGGGCGGCCTTGCGAACTCTGGGACCAGCGGCAACTCCTCGACAGGTAGTGGAAATCGTTTACGCGGACGTCGATCAGTCCTTGTGGCCTGCGGCGGAGTGGTCTGTCCAGGCACAGTTGGAATACCTGCGCCGCACGGATTCAGCCTGA
- the dnaN gene encoding DNA polymerase III subunit beta gives MDLTITTAKLAAAAADVVRLVPGKLIDPVLGGLLLTADARGVVLAANDRERTARISCDALVHTEGQVLVPAKPLAETLRALDQQQVRLVVEGARLAIRAEGARFALPLLDVDLHPGVAEPPAPSGSVSAAVFASALSTVATTAARDEALPIFTGVRVRSEGDKLVLRATDRYRMAIATIPWNPGPSTIDALIPATLLAEIGKQVVGEVSIGFDANRLSLAWEDMVVTTAVLDGTYLSESKLALSDFDTNVEADADALAGATRRVALYTDARGVISLEVGDSEVRLRTADRQTGEAEESVKATVDGGRTSPSYQARYLIDALRPFAGKRIQLAIQPGMRATVVTAVEGGEVELRYIIMPMLPPKTG, from the coding sequence ATGGACTTGACGATCACCACAGCGAAGCTCGCCGCGGCCGCCGCCGACGTCGTCCGGCTGGTGCCGGGCAAGCTGATCGACCCGGTGCTCGGCGGCTTACTGCTCACCGCCGACGCCCGGGGTGTGGTGCTCGCCGCCAACGACCGCGAACGAACCGCCCGCATCAGTTGCGACGCGCTGGTGCACACCGAGGGGCAGGTGCTGGTCCCGGCCAAACCGCTGGCGGAGACGCTGCGGGCGCTGGACCAACAGCAGGTCCGGCTGGTCGTCGAGGGCGCCCGCCTCGCCATCCGCGCGGAGGGCGCCCGCTTCGCCCTGCCGCTGCTCGACGTGGACCTGCACCCCGGCGTCGCCGAGCCGCCCGCCCCGAGCGGCTCGGTGTCGGCGGCGGTGTTCGCCTCGGCCCTGTCCACGGTCGCCACCACAGCCGCCCGCGACGAGGCGCTGCCGATCTTCACCGGCGTCCGGGTGCGGTCGGAGGGCGACAAGCTGGTGCTGAGGGCCACGGACCGATACCGAATGGCCATCGCCACGATCCCGTGGAACCCGGGCCCGTCGACGATCGACGCCCTCATCCCGGCCACCCTGCTGGCGGAGATCGGCAAGCAGGTGGTGGGCGAGGTGTCGATCGGCTTCGACGCCAACCGGCTGTCGCTGGCCTGGGAAGACATGGTCGTGACCACGGCGGTGCTGGACGGCACCTACCTGTCGGAGTCCAAGCTCGCCCTGTCCGACTTCGACACCAACGTCGAAGCCGACGCCGACGCACTCGCCGGCGCCACCCGCCGAGTCGCCCTCTACACCGACGCCCGCGGCGTGATCTCCCTCGAAGTCGGCGACAGCGAGGTGCGCTTGCGCACCGCGGACCGCCAAACCGGCGAAGCGGAGGAATCCGTCAAAGCCACCGTCGACGGCGGCCGAACCAGCCCGTCCTACCAGGCCCGCTACCTGATCGACGCCTTACGCCCGTTCGCAGGCAAGCGGATCCAGTTGGCGATCCAGCCCGGGATGCGGGCGACGGTCGTGACGGCTGTGGAGGGTGGGGAGGTGGAGCTGCGGTACATCATCATGCCGATGCTTCCGCCGAAGACCGGCTGA